A single window of Hylaeus volcanicus isolate JK05 chromosome 8, UHH_iyHylVolc1.0_haploid, whole genome shotgun sequence DNA harbors:
- the LOC128881123 gene encoding helicase domino isoform X1 has product MSDKQTAPTLPPLNGGGGNNGGSNGGASQQTVSLQQVLATAQGLNVLTTSAGQQFVITSQVPGLTQVIPSNATTNANIQQVGVTRIVNISSTPPRASPVGVAGASSSPLASPSRQNSPKVVLATSPKLVRTSIGNMFVAPTSQVSMQSPPARKKLKLTDSTEKPSACADESMSYRRRIMEHKMKRMRAIREKYAENASELFFLHAGGNVMDFQTWRKRPPTPQYLHFLRQHRLDPDDDDEDLTVPLPTISEIPVTPMVTTTVSNIVPVNQCTEVTISGMNVTPVAVSTTLPAAVAQLNQQGHVPGRPQGGRHGMVFAFRAAIQSSPVTVHPPPTSTLAPTLIIGSAPIVPGSPKPITTIAASTVTDKLSTTATTVTTTTTTTTVTIIPTSTLTVTTTTTTTTTTAKTSTAPVVAPAQPALKIVKLPSSNATTSCDITNNQEQIVEKAKQEAYVMQRIAELQREGLWSERRLPKVQEPPRTKAHWDYLLEEMVWLAADFAQERKWKKAAAKKCARMVQKYFQEKAIQAQKAEKSQELRLKKIAGFIAKEIKTFWTNVEKLVEYKQQTRLEEKRKQALDQHLNFIVGQTEKYSTWLTEGLNKTDGPQSIPASINSSRISSPIPPGKSHSDEDFQPNQSSDDDEETIAKAEEELKSVTNHKEEVELLKKESEIPLEDLLKDLPPNYLEDRSKSLSPMPKEAAVEENEKTTDGDTDFVAASDESSDEEETIMEQEKLEENADYKQELDDLKAENEMSIDDLMAKYGNLPDVPMDVDQDPGQESDKESIKEEEGQENDEESSSNESESEESDNDVGEQESQTQSDNEADIGLKSLLEDISMEKSSVDKTEDMDHSQAHNEMDNVAALAESIQPKGNTLLTTSVVTKIPFLLKHLLREYQHIGLDWLVTMYERKLNGILADEMGLGKTIQTIALLAHLACEKGNWGPHLVIVPTSVMLNWEMECKKWCPGFKILTYYGTQKERKQKRTGWTKPNAFHICITSYKLVIQDHQSFRRKKWKYLILDEAQNIKNFKSQRWQLLLNFQTQRRLLLTGTPLQNNLMELWSLMHFLMPNVFQSHREFKEWFSNPVTGMIEGNSEYNENIIRRLHKVLRPFLLRRLKTEVEKQLPKKYEHVIMCRLSKRQRYLYDDFMSRAKTKETLASGNLLSVINVLMQLRKVCNHPNLFEVRPTVSPFQMEAIEFVTASLIWSALDYDPFKHIDLSSINLLLCDLEFTLTAFAAHRVRRLQTPRKLIEEIDSQSNPPPRCPSGKIKINVRLSNQVKPSTTPQQTQTKLKNFAGILPTPRVGTSPLLKTINNQSTPGQGVTLRVAGGQQLQGYSVQLVQHQGSVKAIPVGTLAHNPQSTTVTPTTAATNAQRITVANANIRDGLQRLATQTVTVKQGDSVQRIAVPSFAQLVQTSTGRHIILTSNQQNTNTVSFPVMTPSGQRLTVLSKSLMGLSTSATAVNKVVGGVVTTTSGTSGRPVMRVPPLNVTASQVQSPAGNGQSPQQSIRCGIVTRHAQKESEKAQMKERPKSEFYLPQLEEERKQRRQDKLRLLAKINERRCAACPLYGEDLFMALRIGKPSTACRWHNGWVHCSTAKENPRTRRQFFSRTEALAEAINSTEQIVEELKEVFERFVVHVPAVCAPSPRFHVSHPPPHKLFGQRRMQMEMQRQLSPKFALFHPVTSAMMTQFPDPRLIQYDCGKLQALDRLLRKLKSENHRVLIFTQMTRMLDVLEAFLNFHGHIYLRLDGTTRVDQRQVLMERFNGDKRIFCFILSTRSGGVGVNLTGADTVIFYDSDWNPTMDAQAQDRCHRIGQTRDVHIYRLVSEKTVEENILKKANQKRLLGDLAIEGGNFTTAYFKSSTIQDLFNIDQTENDATARMAEVLDQNRDREKFLQKDAPGLPQSTEDKVAMGALESALAAAEEDLDVQAARTAKAEAVADLAEFDENIPLEDGERDDMQVSKAELEVQNLVSQLTPIERYAMKFVEESEGAFSAAQLAAAERELEEQKKEWELDRLRALREEEERRMRLVDDDEKPLTFGREDAQNQVNSASNSKKLVSKRLPPNRRRRRRSRRNNSKSAQESDSESETTTESESESQEDVVEDSLDEESSHTESQSQGDEDDEDEEEEEEEEEEEEEEEEEEEEEDEANDRNDSERGGYRKRKNRSNKSFSQNHFDLNSPRTRSRGNVKINLWTLDVSPILPGVKPKGRGRPRKIRKQRDLDMGMKAGESFVLPLPPTSSPKKSINPNTSNKVDDEHSTTPKVSTLDTERSKLLSPTKGSIENVDNCKTVSNHCRKLRKSTDAKEDLNSVTSLDCLDAETCFRSDDSASSSMSEQRKTSESSETDTKVDGDAICDRVDKSSVCIAQSVHKSTSQCNNLGNDVPRNENIEHLDTSVTSPSRNSYSSVIESGTLKMISDSELTEEINVSEYSLTASLKSEIVVQHVEEATEKLDSVSENIKPVTEKNERLKGERSEGEDENNPKNNTRTRSQAKANENGNLEQPLSSKERSDDSVSNSPKERASISVIKTSSSQEVGSKEEKSSKLDEDNDNKLPTSSTNDPDSCDSTESDLNEEGNLKFRKPDSSYSITTRRAKTIATENSENKDSVTQVSSSESKKNQESEISNVNVTRKDINKIASIRRPDTPRPTAEHGRITRSSVGRSLTPPPSSPTKSLHRKPPDPPFPECFKSSPRPVTRSSTMNSPLRNEEQSTVSSYEKPTTRSSKSLDNGFVNPVLPFRRSSSIPPMKPVSETKDGSPVATRSKRTSESSSVNVSVSRRRPDTPVPTFEQMSRVTRSGLSFTMNSGKSSFNHAPSHRGGRHARKVDSSSDSKTQDSPVSPKNTDSNGNAVASEDFTKQDDPIYGEGNEKPQRTAKVVAILTLDTRNNHSSKASSSVHGKSSNSSAGETKNTKKHESNSNAPESPGKNCLMRISDVTSNCKLDGWCGPGLETSSRGNRVASTVLSNSASTYTNSAKAGKASNSKHKTDKVSLPVQSTVIALVDLDNDPNYDSPDGSQRLRRKIKRTRLTSSQIVEALEEEEEQIPPSKKSVRSQLPPPPPPPSQTAQLEKISSGSVS; this is encoded by the exons ATGAGTGATAAGCAGACTGCACCTACTTTGCCGCCCCTTAACGGGGGTGGAGGAAATAATGGGGGAAGCAATGGAGGTGCATCACAACAAACTGTTAGTTTGCAACAGGTTCTTGCCACTGCTCAAGGGCTTAATGTTCTCACTACTAGTGCTGGACAGCAGTTTGTTATTACTTCACAGGTTCCTGGCCTTACACAG GTCATACCGAGCAATGCAACAACAAATGCAAACATTCAACAAGTTGGTGTTACAAGAATTGTTAATATTAGTAGCACGCCCCCACGTGCGAGTCCCGTGGGAGTTGCAGGTGCGAGCAGTTCACCTCTTGCATCTCCCTCGCGCCAGAATTCACCGAAAGTTGTTTTAGCAACGTCTCCAAAACTTGTCAGAACTTCTATTGGAAATATGTTTGTCGCGCCAACGTCTCAAGTTTCGATGCAATCGCCGCCTGcaagaaaaaagttaaaattaactGACTCCACCGAAAAACCTAGTGCGTGCGCAGACGAGTCGATGAGTTATAGAAGAAGAATTATGGAAcacaaaatgaaacgaatgcGTGCAATAAGGGAGAAGTACGCCGAAAATGCATCGGAGCTATTCTTTCTTCATGCTGGAGGCAACGTGATGGATTTCCAAACTTGGAGAAAGAGGCCGCCGACGCCACAATATCTGCATTTTTTACGTCAACATAGATTAGATCCAGATGATGATGATGAGGATTTAACGGTGCCACTGCCAACGATATCAGAAATTCCAGTAACACCTATGGTGACAACAACTGTTTCCAATATAGTTCCTGTGAATCAGTGTACAGAAGTAACAATCTCTGGTATGAACGTTACTCCGGTTGCGGTATCCACAACGTTGCCTGCTGCAGTAGCTCAACTTAATCAACAAG GACACGTACCAGGTAGGCCTCAAGGGGGCCGCCATGGCATGGTATTTGCCTTCAGGGCAGCAATTCAATCTTCACCAGTCACCGTTCACCCTCCACCTACTTCTACTCTAGCACCCACGCTCATTATAG GTAGCGCACCAATAGTTCCAGGTTCACCAAAGCCTATAACAACAATAGCAGCAAGTACTGTAACAGATAAATTGTCTACAACAGCTACAACTGTTACAACAACAACCACTACTACTACTGTAACAATTATTCCTACTTCTACTTTAACTGtaactactactactactactactaccaCCACGGCAAAAACGTCTACCGCGCCTGTTGTTGCTCCTGCTCAGCCTGCTTTAAAAATCGTTAAGCTACCTTCCTCTAATGCGACTACATCATGTGATATCACGAATAATCAAGAACAAATTGTAGAAAAAGCGAAACAG GAAGCATACGTTATGCAGAGGATCGCCGAGCTCCAGCGCGAAGGGCTATGGTCAGAAAGAAGATTACCCAAGGTGCAGGAACCACCTCGTACGAAGGCTCATTGGGATTATTTATTGGAGGAGATGGTTTGGTTAGCCGCTGATTTTGCTCAAGAACGGAAGTGGAAAAAGGCTGCAGCAAAAAAGTGTGCGCGCATGgtacagaaatatttccaaGAAAAAGCAATTCAAGCACAAAAAGCTGAAAAATCACAAGAATTGAGGTTAAAGAAGATCGCTggatttattgcaaaagaaatcaAAACGTTTTGGACTAATGTTGAAAAG CTGGTGGAATATAAGCAACAAACGAGGCtcgaagaaaaaaggaaacaggCGTTAGatcaacatttaaattttattgttgggcaaacagaaaaatattccacatGGCTAACAGAAGGACTTAATAAAACTGACGGTCCTCAAAGTATACCAGCTTCTATTAATAGTTCTCGAATATCTTCTCCAATCCCCCCTGGAAAATCTCATTCCGATG AGGACTTCCAACCAAACCAAAGTTCAGATGACGATGAAGAAACTATAGCTAAAGCGGAAGAGGAATTAAAGTCTGTAACGAATCATAAAGAGGAAGTTGAATTGTTAAAGAAAGAATCGGAAATACCATTAGAAGATCTCTTGAAAGATTTGCCACCCAACTACTTAGAAGATAGAAGTAAAAGCTTATCGCCTATGCCAAAAGAAGCTGCAGTAGAA gaaaatgaaaagacaACGGATGGAGATACAGATTTTGTTGCGGCATCGGACGAATCCTCGGATGAAGAAGAAACTATCATGGAACAggaaaaattagaagaaaatgcAGATTATAAACAAGAATTGGATGATCTCaaa GctgaaaatgaaatgtctATCGACGATCTTATGGCCAAATATGGCAATCTGCCGGATGTTCCAATGGATGTTGATCAGGATCCTGGTCAAG AATCGGACAAAGAAAGcattaaagaagaagaaggacaAGAAAATGACGAAGAGTCTAGCAGTAATGAAAGTGAAAGTGAAGAAAGCGACAATGACGTGGGAGAACAAGAGTCTCAAACGCAAAGCGACAATGAAGCCGACATAGGGCTTAAATCTCTCCTTGAAGATATATCTATGGAGAAATCTTCGGTTGACAAG ACTGAAGACATGGATCACTCGCAAGCTCACAATGAAATGGATAACGTGGCAGCATTAGCAGAGAGTATTCAACCTAAGGGGAATACATTACTCACTACCAGC GTTGTTACGAAAATCCCATTTCTCTTGAAACACCTTCTTCGAGAATATCAACACATAGGACTAGATTGGCTTGTTACGATGTACGAGAGAAAATTGAATGGCATTTTGGCCGATGAAATGGGCTTGGGTAAAACCATACAAACGATTGCCTTGCTCGCACATTTGGCGTGCGAGAAAGGTAATTGGGGCCCGCATCTTGTAATAGTGCCAACGTCCGTGATGCTTAATTGGGAAATGGAATGTAAAAAATGGTGTCCTGGTTTTAAGATCTTGACTTATTACGGaacacaaaaagaaagaaagcagAAAAGAACAG GTTGGACGAAACCCAATGCGTTTCACATATGTATTACGTCGTATAAATTGGTTATACAGGATCATCAAAGTTTTAGACGGAAAAAGTGGAAATACTTGATATTGGACGAAgctcaaaatattaaaaattttaagtcACAGAGGTGGCagttattattgaattttcaaacacaaag GCGATTATTACTTACCGGTACACCTCTTCAGAATAATTTGATGGAGCTGTGGTCTCTGATGCATTTTTTAATGCCAAATGTATTTCAGTCGCATAGAGAATTTAAGGAATGGTTTAGCAACCCTGTTACAGGCATGATAGAAGGAAACAGCGAATATAATGAGAACATTATTCGTCGTCTGCATAAG GTTTTACGGCCTTTTTTATTACGGAGATTAAAAACAGAAGTGGAAAAACAATTACCCAAAAAATACGAACACGTTATTATGTGCCGTTTGTCGAAACGGCAGCGATATCTGTACGATGATTTTATGTCTAGAGCAAA AACAAAAGAGACCCTGGCTAGTGGTAATCTACTAAGCGTCATTAACGTATTAATGCAATTGCGGAAAGTTTGCAATCACCCGAACTTATTCGAAGTGAGACCTACAGTGTCGCCGTTCCAAATGGAGGCTATTGAATTTGTTACAGCTTCTTTAATATGGAGTGCTCTTGATTACGATCCATTTAAG CATATCGATTTATCTAGTATTAATCTTTTACTATGCGATTTGGAGTTTACCCTTACTGCATTTGCGGCACATAGAGTAAGACGATTGCAGACGCCACGAAAGCTAATAGAAGAAATAGACAGTCAATCGAATCCACCTCCGAGATGTCCATCTGGAAAAATTAAGATTAACGTTAGATTGTCTAATCAAGTTAAACCATCTACTACGCCTCAGCAGactcaaacaaaattaaagaatttcgCTGGAATATTGCCTACTCCAAGAGTTGGAACGTCACCCttattgaaaacaataaataatcaaagcACACCAGGACAAG GTGTCACTTTGAGAGTAGCTGGTGGTCAACAATTACAAGGATATTCCGTACAATTGGTGCAGCATCAGGGTAGCGTAAAAG CCATCCCTGTTGGAACACTAGCACATAACCCACAAAGTACAACAGTGACACCAACTACAGCAGCAACGAATGCACAGAGGATTACAGTAGCGAATGCAAATATCAGAGATGGACTGCAACGGCTAGCCACGCAGACAGTCACAGTTAAACAAGGTGATTCCGTCCAAAGAATAGCAGTGCCTAGTTTTGCACAGCTGGTTCAAACATCTACTGGTAGACATATCATTCTGACTTCGAATCAGCAAAACACTAACACAG TTTCGTTTCCGGTAATGACTCCGAGCGGACAACGTTTAACAGTTTTATCGAAGTCTTTGATGGGCCTATCTACCTCTGCAACTGCAGTTAACAAAGTTGTAGGAGGAGTAGTAACAACAACAAGTGGAACAAGTGGAAGACCCGTAATGAGGGTACCGCCTCTAAATGTTACTGCTTCTCAGGTGCAGTCCCCTGCTGGCAATGGACAATCGCCGCAACAATCGATTCGTTGTGGTATTGTCACCAGACACGCACAAAAGGAATCTGAAAAGGCACAAATGAAAGAACGTCCAAAGTCTGAGTTTTATTtg CCACAATTGGAAGAAGAACGTAAACAAAGGAGACAAGACAAACTCCGTCTTCTTGCGAAAATCAACGAAAGAAGATGCGCGGCATGTCCTCTGTACGGTGAAGATTTGTTTATGGCATTGCGTATTGGAAAACCGTCTACAGCATGTCGATGGCATAATGGTTGGGTCCACTGTTCCACTGCTAAAGAGAATCCGCGTACGcgaagacaatttttttcccGCACAGAGGCGCTCGCAGAGGCGATTAACAGTACAGAACAAATCGTCGAAGAGCTTAAAGAAGTTTTCGAAAG GTTCGTTGTTCATGTTCCTGCTGTGTGCGCACCCTCGCCACGTTTTCATGTTTCTCATCCACCTCCACATAAATTGTTCGGTCAACGACGTATGCAAATGGAAATGCAACGTCAACTGTCGCCGAAATTTGCATTGTTTCATCCAGTAACTAGCGCAATGATGACTCAGTTCCCCGATCCCAGATTAATACAGTACGACTGCGGGAAACTGCAAGCCTTGGATCGACTTCTCAGAAAGCTTAAGTCTGAAAATCAtagagttttaatttttacacaaatGACAAGAATGTTGGACGTACTGGAAGCTTTTCTTAATTTCCATGGCCATATATATTTGCGTTTAGATGGTACTACCAGGGTAGATCAACGACAG gTTTTGATGGAGAGATTTAATGGCGACAAgcgaatattttgtttcattttgtcGACAAGATCCGGAGGTGTGGGTGTGAATCTTACAGGAGCGGACACCGTCATATTTTACGACAGTGATTGGAATCCCACGATGGATGCCCAAGCGCAAGATAGATGTCATAGAATAGGTCAAACGCGGGATGTACATATCTACAG GCTAGTAAGTGAAAAGACCGTGGAAGAAAATATCCTGAAGAAGGCTAATCAAAAGAGACTGCTCGGAGACTTAGCTATCGAGGGTGGTAACTTCACAACTGCTTACTTCAAGAGC TCGACGATTCAAGATCTCTTTAACATCGATCAAACCGAGAATGACGCAACCGCGCGAATGGCTGAAGTGTTGGATCAGAATCGAGATCGAGAGAAATTTCTACAAAAGGACGCACCAGGACTGCCTCAGAGTACAGAGGACAAAGTGGCAATGGGAGCACTGGAAAGTGCTCTCGCTGCCGCTGAAGAGGACCTCGACGTTCAAGCTGCGAGGACTGCCAAAGCAGAGGCTGTCGCTGATTTGGCGGAATTCGACGAGAATATACCTTTGGAAGATGGGGAAAGGGACGATATGCAAGTCAGCAAGGCTGAGCTTGAAGTACAAAATTTGGTATCTCAG CTCACGCCCATCGAACGTTACGCGATGAAGTTTGTCGAGGAGTCGGAGGGTGCTTTCTCCGCAGCGCAACTCGCAGCAGCGGAACGCGAGCTGGAGGAACAGAAGAAAGAGTGGGAGTTGGATCGACTGCGAGCGTTACGTGAGGAGGAAGAGAGGCGAATGCGGTtggtcgacgacgacgagaaaCCGTTGACGTTCGGACGCGAGGATGCGCAGAATCAGGTTAATAGTGCTAGTAATTCTAAGAAATTAGTCAGTAAGAGACTCCCGCCGAAtagaaggaggaggaggaggtcgCGTAGGAATAATAGTAAAAGTGCTCAGGAATCGGATAGTGAATCCGAAACCACCACGGAATCGGAATCAGAGTCTCAAGAAGATGTTGTGGAAGATAGTCTCGACGAGGAATCGAGTCACACCGAGAGTCAGAGTCAGGGCGACGAGGATGATgaggatgaagaagaagaagaagaagaagaagaagaggaggaggaggaggaggaggaggaggaggaagaggatgAGGCGAACGATCGAAACGATTCCGAGCGTGGTGGTTATCGTAAACGTAAAAACCGTTCGAACAAATCGTTCAGTCAGAATCACTTTGATCTCAACAGTCCGAGAACGAGATCCAGGGGCAACGTCAAGATTAATCTGTGGACGTTGGACGTGAGTCCAATTTTACCAGGCGTAAAACCTAAGGGTCGTGGCAGACCTCGAAAAATCCGGAAGCAACGGGACCTCGATATGGGAATGAAAGCTGGAGAGAGCTTTGTTTTGCCTTTACCGCCGACCTCGAGCCCTAAGAAATCAATCAACCCGAATACGTCAAATAAGGTGGACGACGAACACTCCACGACTCCAAAAGTGTCGACTCTAGACACGGAGAGAAGCAAACTCCTTTCGCCTACCAAGGGGTCGATCGAAAACGTTGATAATTGCAAAACCGTTTCGAATCATTGCAGAAAACTTAGGAAGAGCACAGACGCAAAGGAGGATCTTAATTCTGTTACAAGTTTAGATTGTTTAGACGCGGAAACGTGTTTTCGATCGGACGATTCGGCTTCTAGCAGTATGTCGGAGCAACGTAAAACGTCGGAATCGAGTGAGACAGATACGAAAGTCGATGGTGACGCGATATGCGATCGAGTAGACAAATCTTCGGTATGTATCGCGCAGTCGGTACACAAATCAACATCGCAGTGCAACAATCTTGGAAACGACGTACCTCGCAACGAAAATATCGAACATCTTGATACCAGCGTTACTTCGCCGAGTCGTAACTCTTACTCGTCCGTGATAGAGTCGGGTACTTTGAAAATGATCTCCGATTCCGAACTAACAGAAGAAATCAACGTATCGGAATATTCGTTGACCGCTTCCTTGAAGAGCGAGATAGTCGTCCAACACGTGGAAGAAGCTACAGAGAAATTGGATTCCGTTTccgaaaatatcaaacctgtTACGGAGAAGAACGAACGTTTGAAAGGGGAACGATCGGAAGGCGAGGATGAAAATAATCCAAAGAACAACACCAGGACACGAAGTCAGGCCAAGGCGAACGAAAACGGAAACTTAGAACAACCGTTGTCGAGTAAGGAACGATCGGACGATAGTGTTTCAAATTCCCCTAAGGAACGCGCATCCATTTCTGTGATAAAAACAAGCTCTAGTCAGGAGGTCGGTAGCAAAGAGGAAAAAAGCAGTAAATTAGACGAAGACAACGACAATAAATTACCAACCTCTTCTACGAACGATCCCGATTCGTGCGACTCGACAGAGTCCGATCTGAACGAAGAAGGTAATCTAAAGTTTCGCAAACCTGACTCATCCTACAGTATAACTACAAGACGCGCGAAAACCATCGCCACGGAAAACTCTGAAAACAAAGATTCGGTCACGCAGGTATCGTCGAGTGAGTCGAAGAAGAATCAAGAAAGCGAAATTTCGAATGTAAACGTCACGCGCaaggatataaataaaatagcatcGATAAGGAGACCAGATACACCTAGGCCTACCGCGGAGCACGGCAGAATTACGAGGTCGAGCGTAGGTCGTTCTCTGACACCTCCGCCTAGCAGTCCCACGAAATCTTTACACAGGAAACCACCGGACCCTCCTTTTCCCGAGTGCTTCAAATCTTCCCCGCGGCCAGTGACGAGGTCGTCGACTATGAATTCACCGTTGCGAAACGAAGAACAAAGTACGGTGTCGTCGTACGAGAAACCAACCACGCGCAGTTCGAAATCCTTGGATAACGGCTTCGTGAATCCCGTCCTACCGTTCCGTAGAAGCAGCTCTATACCGCCGATGAAACCCGTGTCTGAAACAAAAGACGGTAGCCCCGTTGCGACTAGGTCGAAGAGGACCAGTGAATCCTCGAGCGTGAACGTAAGTGTCTCGAGAAGGCGACCGGACACACCAGTTCCTACTTTCGAACAAATGTCGAGAGTCACGCGATCTGGCTTAAGTTTCACTATGAATTCGGGGAAGTCGAGTTTCAACCACGCGCCTTCGCACAGAGGAGGCAGACACGCCCGGAAGGTGGACTCTTCTAGCGATTCGAAGACGCAGGATTCACCTGTTTCGCCCAAGAACACCGATTCGAACGGGAACGCCGTTGCTTCGGAGGACTTCACGAAACAGGACGACCCCATTTATggagaaggaaacgagaagcCGCAACGGACGGCTAAGGTAGTAGCGATCCTTACTTTGGACACTAGAAACAATCACAGTAGCAAAGCGTCCAGTTCCGTTCACGGAAAGTCTTCGAACTCCAGTGCCGgcgaaacgaaaaacactAAGAAGCACGAGTCGAATTCCAACGCTCCCGAATCCCCGGGGAAGAACTGTCTGATGCGAATTTCCGACGTGACTTCCAATTGTAAATTAGACGGATGGTGTGGCCCCGGACTGGAGACCAGTTCTCGAGGTAATCGCGTAGCTTCCACCGTGCTCTCGAACTCGGCAAGTACTTACACGAACTCCGCCAAGGCTGGCAAAGCGTCGAATTCGAAACATAAAACCGACAAAGTTTCGTTGCCTGTGCAGTCGACGGTGATCGCGTTGGTCGATCTGGACAACGATCCTAATTACGACTCGCCGGACGGCTCGCAACGATtgagaaggaaaataaaacggaCACGATTAACGTCGTCGCAGATAGTCGAGGCGctggaagaagaagaggaacagATACCGCCGTCGAAGAAGTCCGTTCGTTCTCAGCTACCGCCTCCACCGCCTCCTCCTTCGCAGACGGCTCAATTGGAAAAGATAAGCAGCGGCAGCGTATCTTGA